One window of Globicephala melas chromosome 5, mGloMel1.2, whole genome shotgun sequence genomic DNA carries:
- the GUCY1B1 gene encoding guanylate cyclase soluble subunit beta-1 isoform X2, with amino-acid sequence MFGKMFFVFCQESGYDTILRVLGSNVREFLQNLDALHDHLATIYPGMRAPSFRCTDAEKGKGLILHYYSEREGLQDIVIGIIKTVAQQIHDTEIDMKVIQQRNEECDHTQFLIEEKESKEEDFYEDLDRFEENGTQESRISPYTFCKAFPFHIIFNRDLVVTQCGNAIYRVLPQLQPGTCSLLSVFSLVRPHIDISFHGILSHINTVFVLRSKEGLLDVEKSECEDELTGTEISCLRLKGQMIYLPEADSILFLCSPSVMNLDDLTRRGLYLSDIPLHDATRDLVLLGEQFREEYKLTQELEILTDRLQLTLRALEDEKKKTDTLLYSVLPPSVANELRHKRPVPAKRYDNVTILFSGIVGFNAFCSKHASGEGAMKIVNLLNDLYTRFDTLTDSRKNPFVYKVETVGDKYMTVSGLPEPCIHHARSICHLALDMMEIAGQVQVDGESVQITIGVHTGEVVTGVIGQRMPRYCLFGNTVNLTSRTETTGQKGKINVSEYTYRCLMTPENSDPQFHLEHRGPVSMKGKKEPMQVWFLSRKITGTEETKQDDN; translated from the exons CCTCGATGCCCTGCACGACCACCTTGCTACCATCTACCCGGGCATGCGAGCACCTTCCTTTAGGTGCACCGATGCAGAGAAGGGCAAAGGGCTCATCCTGCACTACTACTCAGAGAGAGAAGGCCTGCAGGACATTGTCATCGGGATCATTAAGACGGTAGCTCAGCAGATCCACGACACTGAAATAGACATGAAG GTTATTCAGCAAAGAAACGAAGAATGTGATCATACTCAATTTTTGATTGAAGAAAAAGAGTCAAAAGAAGAGGATTTTTATGAAGATCTTGACAGATTTGAAGAAAATGGTACCCAGGAATCACGCATCAGCCCATATACCTTCTGCAAAGCTTTTCCCTTTCACATCATTTTCAACCGGGATCTCGTGGTCACTCAGTGTGGCAATGCCATCTACAGAGTCCTTCCCCAG CTCCAGCCTGGGACCTGCAGCCTCCTGTCTGTCTTCTCCCTGGTCCGTCCTCATATTGACATCAGTTTCCATGGGATCCTCTCACACATCAATACGGTCTTCGTACTGAGAAGCAAG gaaGGGTTGTTGGATGTAGAGAAATCAGAGTGTGAGGATGAACTGACGGGCACTGAGATCAGCTGCTTACGGCTCAAGGGCCAGATGATCTACTTACCTGAAGCAGACAGCATACTTTTCCTGTGCTCACCAAG TGTCATGAACCTGGACGACCTGACCCGGCGAGGGCTGTACCTGAGCGACATCCCCCTGCACGATGCCACGCGGGACCTCGTGCTGCTGGGGGAGCAGTTCCGAGAGGAGTACAAGCTGACCCAGGAGCTGGAGATTCTCACGGACAGGCTGCAGCTCACACTGCGTGCCCTGGAAGATGAAAAGAAGAAGACAGACAC GTTGCTGTACTCTGTCCTTCCTCCGTCCGTGGCCAACGAGCTGAGGCACAAGCGTCCGGTGCCCGCGAAGAGGTACGACAACGTGACCATCCTCTTCAGCGGCATCGTGGGCTTCAACGCCTTCTGCAGCAAGCATGCGTCTGGGGAAGGGGCCATGAAGATTGTCAACCTCCTCAACGACCTCTATACCAGATTCGACACTCTGACGGATTCCCGGAAAAATCCATTTGTTTATAAG GTGGAAACGGTCGGTGATAAGTACATGACGGTGAGTGGGTTACCAGAGCCCTGCATCCACCATGCACGTTCCATTTGCCACCTGGCTTTGGACATGATGGAAATTGCCGGCCAGGTGCAGGTAGATGGTGAATCTGTTCAG ATAACAATAGGGGTTCACACAGGGGAGGTAGTCACCGGTGTCATAGGACAGAGGATGCCTCGCTATTGTCTTTTTGGAAATACTGTCAACCTCACAAGCCGAACAGAAACCActggacaaaaaggaaaaataaatgtgtctGAATATACATACAG ATGTCTCATGACACCAGAAAATTCAGACCCACAATTCCATTTGGAGCACAGAGGCCCAGTGTCCATGAAGGGCAAAAAAGAGCCAATGCAAGTTTGGTTTCTATCCAGAAAAATTACGGGAACAGAG GAAACAAAGCAGGATGACAACTGA